A stretch of Deltaproteobacteria bacterium DNA encodes these proteins:
- a CDS encoding TlyA family RNA methyltransferase: MASAHGSKGLSEAPPKSLRVRLDAELVARGLAESRMKAQALILAGRVLVDGCVASKCGSPVRATQRVAVAPAPRPYVSRGGSKLEGAIEDFGLSCDGKAALDVGASTGGFTDCLLRRGARKVYAVDVGEKLIDDRLRRDPRVVVIEKINFRHAPADLLPEKVAIAAVDVSFISLRHILPSLVRFLLSGAEVLALVKPQFEAGRAAVGRGGVVRDDGKRLEAVLGVREFAERLGFAVEGQAESRIKGPSGNREVFLHLRWTGCTDAEWP, translated from the coding sequence ATGGCATCCGCTCACGGCTCGAAAGGATTGTCTGAAGCGCCGCCGAAATCACTTCGGGTCAGGCTGGACGCCGAGCTCGTCGCGCGCGGGCTGGCGGAATCCCGCATGAAGGCGCAGGCGCTTATCCTGGCCGGACGCGTCCTTGTCGACGGATGCGTGGCGTCGAAATGCGGGTCGCCCGTGCGCGCAACCCAGCGTGTGGCTGTAGCCCCAGCGCCCCGGCCGTACGTCTCGCGCGGCGGAAGCAAGCTTGAGGGCGCCATCGAGGATTTCGGCCTTTCCTGCGACGGGAAGGCCGCCCTGGACGTCGGGGCATCGACGGGCGGGTTCACCGATTGCCTGCTGCGGCGCGGCGCACGGAAGGTTTACGCAGTCGACGTGGGGGAAAAGCTGATCGACGACCGGCTGCGGCGCGATCCGCGTGTCGTCGTGATCGAAAAGATCAACTTCAGGCATGCTCCGGCGGACCTTCTCCCCGAAAAAGTCGCCATTGCGGCAGTGGACGTTTCCTTCATTTCCCTAAGGCACATCCTGCCGTCCCTCGTTCGGTTCCTGCTTTCGGGCGCGGAAGTCCTTGCGCTTGTCAAACCGCAGTTCGAGGCGGGAAGGGCGGCGGTAGGCAGGGGAGGCGTCGTCCGGGACGACGGGAAAAGGCTGGAGGCGGTTCTCGGCGTAAGGGAGTTCGCGGAGAGGCTCGGATTTGCCGTCGAAGGCCAGGCCGAGAGCCGTATAAAGGGCCCAAGCGGGAACAGGGAGGTATTTCTGCACCTGCGCTGGACGGGGTGCACCGACGCAGA
- a CDS encoding 1-deoxy-D-xylulose-5-phosphate synthase, translated as MPDAPVPILSGIRSPADLKKVPREKLPQVAAELRDRIVQCVSKTGGHLAASLGVVELTLALHYVFSSPKDRIVWDVGHQAYAHKIVTGRGDAFSTIRTLGGISGFPRLAENPCDAFGTGHSGTSISAALGMAVARDMRKETHKVVAVIGDGSLSSGLALEGLNQAGHQKRNLVVVLNDNEWSISQNVGALSGYLNRIMTGKFYTSFRKRVENFLKSMPRGDIMARIGKRAEELAKGFIVPGILFEELGFTYIGPIPGHNIEDLIGTFQNLENFEGPVLIHVVTKKGKGYAPAEANPEYFHGVGSFDPATGKGSGNGKLPSYTDVFSDTIVSIGAENPKVVAITAAMCSGTGLVEFRNAFPDRFFDVGIAEGHAVTFAAGLAREGKIPVVTIYSTFLQRAYDQIIHDVCLQNLPVVFAVDRGGIVGADGATHQGLFDLSFLRHIPNMSVMAPANEVEFPEMLRAAVSSGRPVAIRYPRGCITGVDPQSVHSPVEWGKGALLLEGKDLLILAAGATVVPSLFAAEELRKRGISTSVVNARFVKPLDADLILPLARRTGRVLTIEENVLAGGFGSAVLEMFEEHGEHPPHVRRMGIRDVFVEHGSQPELREIHGINADAVVAEGMRMCGHGKTFLPALFNGIRSRLERIV; from the coding sequence ATGCCGGATGCGCCGGTTCCGATTCTTTCCGGCATACGCTCACCGGCGGACCTGAAGAAGGTCCCGCGCGAGAAGCTGCCCCAGGTCGCGGCGGAGCTTCGCGACCGGATCGTCCAGTGCGTATCGAAGACGGGCGGGCACCTCGCCGCAAGCCTGGGAGTAGTGGAACTGACCCTGGCGCTTCATTACGTGTTTTCCTCTCCGAAAGACCGGATCGTCTGGGACGTGGGCCACCAGGCGTACGCGCACAAGATCGTCACTGGCCGGGGCGACGCGTTTTCCACGATTCGCACCCTCGGGGGGATTTCCGGGTTTCCCCGTCTTGCGGAGAACCCGTGCGACGCGTTCGGGACGGGACACTCGGGCACATCCATCTCCGCAGCCCTCGGCATGGCGGTTGCGCGCGACATGCGGAAGGAAACGCACAAGGTCGTGGCTGTAATAGGGGACGGATCGCTTTCTTCCGGGTTGGCGCTCGAAGGGCTGAACCAGGCGGGGCATCAGAAACGGAACCTTGTCGTGGTCCTGAACGACAACGAATGGTCCATTTCCCAGAATGTCGGGGCGCTGTCGGGCTACCTGAACCGGATCATGACCGGGAAGTTCTACACCTCTTTCCGGAAACGGGTGGAGAACTTCCTCAAATCGATGCCGAGGGGCGACATCATGGCCCGGATCGGAAAGAGGGCCGAGGAGCTCGCAAAGGGATTCATCGTCCCGGGAATTCTGTTCGAGGAGCTCGGTTTCACGTACATCGGACCCATTCCCGGCCACAACATAGAGGACCTCATCGGCACGTTCCAGAACCTGGAAAACTTCGAGGGGCCGGTTCTGATCCACGTGGTTACGAAAAAGGGAAAAGGATACGCCCCCGCAGAGGCGAACCCGGAGTACTTCCACGGAGTAGGCAGTTTCGACCCGGCGACGGGAAAGGGATCGGGGAACGGCAAGCTTCCCTCCTACACGGACGTTTTCTCCGACACCATCGTGTCCATCGGAGCGGAGAATCCGAAGGTTGTCGCCATCACGGCGGCCATGTGCAGCGGGACCGGTCTGGTCGAGTTCCGCAACGCATTTCCGGACCGGTTCTTCGATGTGGGTATCGCGGAAGGACACGCAGTGACGTTCGCCGCGGGTCTTGCCCGGGAGGGAAAGATCCCAGTCGTAACGATCTATTCCACGTTCCTTCAGCGTGCCTACGACCAGATCATCCACGACGTGTGCCTGCAGAACCTGCCGGTCGTGTTCGCCGTGGACCGGGGGGGGATCGTCGGGGCGGACGGCGCGACCCACCAGGGGCTGTTCGACCTCTCCTTCCTGCGGCACATCCCCAACATGTCGGTGATGGCCCCGGCAAACGAAGTGGAGTTTCCGGAAATGCTGCGCGCGGCTGTTTCGTCAGGACGCCCCGTCGCCATACGGTATCCCAGGGGATGCATAACCGGGGTCGATCCGCAATCCGTTCATTCACCGGTGGAGTGGGGAAAGGGAGCCCTTCTTCTCGAAGGGAAGGACCTCCTCATACTCGCTGCCGGCGCCACCGTCGTTCCATCGCTGTTCGCCGCGGAGGAGCTGCGAAAGAGGGGGATTTCCACCTCCGTGGTCAATGCGCGTTTCGTCAAGCCCCTCGATGCGGACCTGATCCTCCCCCTGGCGCGGCGGACTGGCCGCGTGCTTACGATCGAGGAGAACGTACTCGCGGGAGGGTTCGGAAGCGCCGTGCTGGAGATGTTCGAGGAGCATGGAGAGCATCCTCCCCACGTGCGCCGAATGGGGATACGCGACGTTTTCGTGGAGCACGGTTCGCAACCGGAGCTTCGGGAAATCCACGGGATCAACGCCGACGCGGTGGTCGCCGAGGGGATGCGGATGTGCGGACACGGCAAGACTTTCCTCCCCGCCTTGTTCAATGGCATCCGCTCACGGCTCGAAAGGATTGTCTGA
- a CDS encoding polyprenyl synthetase family protein: MVEAGSTPATAFERRRILVEDHLLRFIDVSVCRIPERLREAMEYSLSAGGKRIRPVVLLSAGSAVGGDEGDLLPFACAIEYIHTYSLIHDDLPAMDDDDFRRGKPSSHKEFGEATAILAGDALLTEAFRVAGESPMASKNPGRALAAVAVLARAAGAEGMVGGQQLDLQAEGKPADLSGKEEIDLRKTSALISAAARMGGILGGGNEAQVECLARYGRALGLLFQVTDDILDETGSFEEMGKSVAKDRARGKPAYPASFGMKAALARAEALNAEAMTALSSFGEEGDALRDIVLLVTARRS; this comes from the coding sequence ATGGTTGAGGCGGGTTCTACCCCGGCAACTGCTTTCGAACGCCGGCGCATATTGGTGGAAGATCATCTCCTCCGGTTTATCGACGTCAGCGTCTGCCGGATTCCGGAGAGGCTGCGGGAGGCGATGGAATATTCGCTGTCGGCCGGCGGCAAGCGTATCAGGCCGGTGGTGCTCCTGTCCGCGGGGAGCGCGGTGGGCGGGGACGAGGGAGACCTTCTGCCGTTCGCCTGCGCCATCGAATATATCCATACCTATTCTCTTATCCATGACGACCTGCCCGCCATGGACGACGACGATTTCCGGAGGGGCAAGCCCTCCAGCCACAAGGAGTTCGGGGAGGCCACGGCGATCCTCGCGGGAGACGCGTTGCTCACGGAGGCGTTCCGTGTGGCGGGCGAATCTCCGATGGCGTCGAAGAATCCTGGAAGGGCGCTGGCGGCGGTTGCAGTGCTTGCCCGCGCAGCCGGAGCGGAAGGAATGGTCGGCGGCCAACAGCTGGACCTGCAGGCCGAGGGGAAGCCGGCCGACCTTTCCGGCAAGGAGGAGATAGACCTCCGCAAGACTTCGGCGCTCATTTCGGCCGCGGCGCGCATGGGCGGAATTCTCGGCGGCGGAAACGAAGCGCAGGTGGAATGCCTGGCGCGGTACGGCCGGGCGCTGGGATTGCTGTTCCAGGTTACAGACGACATCCTCGACGAGACGGGCAGTTTCGAGGAGATGGGGAAAAGCGTCGCCAAGGACCGGGCGCGCGGCAAACCGGCCTATCCGGCGTCGTTCGGAATGAAGGCCGCGCTTGCGCGCGCGGAAGCGTTGAACGCGGAGGCAATGACCGCTCTTTCCTCCTTCGGCGAGGAAGGAGACGCGTTGCGGGATATCGTCCTCCTCGTAACGGCAAGGAGATCGTGA